In Poecile atricapillus isolate bPoeAtr1 chromosome 1, bPoeAtr1.hap1, whole genome shotgun sequence, the sequence TTGTGGCTGGCCCTAAGAAAGCAACTGGGTTTCATTGGAGAGGTTGCAGCTGGATTGGTGTGTGCTGGGGGCTGGGTTGCTCTCCCTCAACCCCTGTGGATCCCACAGCAGTGCAGCACCCTGTCCTGCAAGACCATAGGCAGTAACACTGGACCCTGTGCATTCAGCAGGCAGGTTCTAAGTTGTTCCTGCTCAGTGAAAGCAAGATGTATCTTTAGAAAGCAAAATACAGGAGAAATTAACCATACTGTCACTGCTGTAGTGGGAGGCTCTTCTGTGGACTGTGGCAATTGCCTTAGGGGGCTATCAGGGGAAGACACAGAGGCTGGTGACGCTGTGTCCGGCTCACAGTGCTGTTGGTCCCTGTCCCATTCAAAATATGAGACAGACCTCTGAGAAAATCAGATCTTACGTAATCTATTTGAGAAAGAGAGCAAGagttattttcctttgtgattTGCCATCTTACTCTTTCTCCTTTTacatgcatttctttctctcctggAAAATTACAAATGGTCAGTAGAAAAAAGTTGGTATGCAAACTGGGGCTGCTGCATCATCCCATGACTTTAGCAGGTTTAAGGAAAACAGAGAGTAGAACAAAGCTTCTGAGGAAACTGCAGCTGCCAGCAATGTGGGAAACTTTACATGGAAGAACTGCAGCCAAAGCCTCAGCTTACAATGTCCCTGGAAAGCCAGGGGCTGTGCTCTGTTTATTTACCCTGGCTCTTTTCCATCTTGGACAAATGCACTCTGCAGCCTTCCAGTGCAGAGCTTCACTTTGCCCTACATTTGTTATTTAGGAGCACCACCACTAAAAAACTGCCCTAGTTCAccccagaggcagctgcaagGCAGTGCTGGGTGGAGTGATGGTTTAGTTAATGTTTGCCAGCACTCTGAGGGCACTGAGGATGTGACCTCCAAAGGGACTTAAGGCATTTTCTGCTCTGGACTGTGTGAGGTCGCAGTTAAGGAGGAAGCTGATAGTGCGGATTGGCAGGTATTGGAGTGGCGAGGAGCATAACAGACTTGGGGTGGTGCTTGTGATCTCCTGGCTGGTATCCACAAAGGTTGCCCAAGGTTAATGCTGAGAAGACTCACACACAGCCCTGACTTTGACCTGAAAATGGGACTGCCAGTACTGGCTTTGTGAGAGGTAAGAAATACTGAGAGTTACTCTGTCCATGATCCTGGGTTTTCCTTTCCAGTGAATTGTCTGGACCGTCACGTCCATGTAGCCCCAGACAAAGTGGCCTTAATCTGGGAGAAGGATGAACCCGGAGAGGAGGTACGGGTGACATACAGGTCAGTAATTACCTCTCAGCATATGAGAGGCATATTGTAGCATGCACGAACACTGCACAGGGCCGATCTGCTGTTGTCTGTCATGTGAGGGAATGCAGCATCCCTTCACAAAGATCCAGAATATGGTAGCGGTTGGCTTGCTTGTGCTAATCTGAAACTTCACCCTAGTCCCTGATTAAATCTTCTGGGCCCTGAGGagtccctgctcagctgggGAGGTAGATATAAGTCCCTTGGGGCAGCACGGAAATGCTTGTAAGCACACAGGAAAGTCACACATGTGCCTTCCCAGCCTGGTTCCTGTTACTGAAATTTCTGGATAAGTGATCTGCGAGCAAGGCAAATTCACAGCTGCAAATGTGTTGAGAAATCCCATGCTTGTCCTCatgtcagcagtgctgctggattTGGCTCTCTGGGGGGGTCTGCCTGTCCAGCCCTGCTAGGTTGGTCTGGGGCCCCCACCTTCCAGCTTAAATTGCCTGCTTTCTGAGTCACTGTCACTGAATTCACATAAATCCCTCTGCACACCAAACAAGTCCCTCTGTCCTCTTTAAATTCAGGCCTCACATGACAAACATGACCAGCCACCCCTGCTAATCCCCATGCATGGAGAGCCCTTCCATGAAATGACTTATAGCCAAGCTACGTTTCTGGAAGGGACACTTCTTGGGAGAGGCACCTTTCTGCTCACTGCTTTCCTACAGTTTGTTCTTGTTTGACCTCAGCTTTAGCAAAGCATGGAACTCTGTTTTGTGGAAAGATATCTAACTTCTCACATGTAGCCTCCAGCTGTGCAGGGTAGTGTGTCACACTGGTTGTACAGGTCGGTAAGAAATGTGCAGACTGTCATTGAGAAAGTCAGCTGAGGTGTTGTGGGTTTGCTGAGCCAGAGGAATTGCCAGTGGCTGTTGTTGCACAGAAATCATTCTAATGTATGTCTTTTCCAGAAATAGTGGTCAGAAATGTTAGagactttcttcttttcttcccacTGATTTTTACAGCTCTCCCATGGTCTTCCAGAGTGAGGAGGGTTAGGGTATGTAGGCATATAAGCTGTGTCCTTATGACTCTGAGGACCCCTATCTTTATGCACGCAGGTAAGATCTGCAAGAAGATCTCTAACTGTCATTGCTTCTTTGGGCAGGGAACTGCTGGAGCTAACGTGCCGCCTGGGAAATACCTTGAAACGGCAAGGGGTGAAgcagggtgacagggtgacaaTCTACATGCCCCCGTGCCCACTGGCAGTGGCTAGCATGCTGGCCTGTGCCCGCATCGGGGCTGTGCACGCTGTGGTGTTTGCTGGCTTCAGTGCAGATTCTCTTGCTGACAGGATCCGGGATGGTAAGAGGCAGTGGGTAACAGTGACGTATTTCCCTTGGGGGACAGTGCTGAACTTATTGGTTCAGCAGCTCGGGGGGATCAGGGTTATGTCGATGGCAAAGGTTTTCTGCGTGAGACTCCCTGGGCTCTCTGAGGGTATCCTGACATTATGTATAGTCATGGAGCAGGTACTAGCAACCCAATAAATTGCATGAGCTCACTAAATACCTTCCAGCCCATGGGATGAACAGGTTTTCTCTTTCATCCATAGGACTGAAGGACTGGGATACAATGTCTCCTGTAGGGGGATGCAACACAGGCAGAAATGGATGGGAAACCAAGATGCAAAGCTGCTGTTTTTGCTAAATGAAGGACATGAGAACTAAGggctgggagagagagagagagaggtgaAAGGTCATGGTAGAGCCAAATTGCTCTGTGACTGGTGGAGAGGGGCAGAGTTGCTTATGTGACTCTTCTGTCTTCTGCAGCCCAATCAGAGACGGTGATTACAGTGAACCAGGGGCTAAGAGGTGGCAAGATTATTGAGCTAAAGAAGACAGTGGACCAGGCTGTGAAGCAGTGCCCTGGAGTGAAACGGGTTCTGGTTTCCATGAGGACCACCAGCAAGGTTCCCATGACAGCTCTAGATGTGCCCCTGGAGGAGGTGAGAGGCTGCCCAGCAATTTTGACACTTCTCCTGGGCAAAGTTCTTGTTCTTGATGCAGAGATGCTGGGTGGAGAGAGCATCTTGCCTGGCCATGGCAGTTTTGCTGGCATTGACagaatttggggacattttcccccagcagcagtggcagtcaGAGCTGCACACAAGTTCAGGACAGTTCCAGTAGCCATTAGGATGGGCAACTGGTGTGTCTTCCCATACTACCAGCCCTGTACTGTCAGGGGCAGGCAGTGCAAGCCAGAGCACATAGCAGGGTGGACGGGGGCCTAGAAACACATGAGACATGGGCTGCTACTTTGTGAATCCAGCCTTGGATTGCCACCACACTGTCACACGTGGGTCTGCTGGCGGCTGTCATGTGCCTGTTATCCATAGCACACAGGGTGGCTAGGCTGCCAGCATGGAGTACAACTTCTGAACAGGTGAGCTCCTGCTGTGCACTTCTTCTGGAGGATGAGTGGAGCAGGGTGGCACAGGTGCTCAGAGGGGAGGGAGACTTGGGAGAGAGCTGCACAAGCAGTTGTGGGGACAACAGAGGGGAGGCTGTGAGACCCTGAGAGAACTGCTGTGCTCTTTCCTGCAGGAGATGATGAAGGAGGAGGCATGCTGTGAGCCTGCTGTCATGGACAGTGAAGACATGTTGTTTCTTCTCTACACATCAGGCAGTACTGGCAAACCCAAGGGCTTGGTTCATTCCCAAGCTGGCTACTTGCTGTTTGCTGCTCTCACACACAAGGTAATGGATCCCAGCCACAAAGTGCTCATGAGCCAGCAGTTCATAGGCAGTGCAGGGAAGACACATGCTCCTTGTTGCATTACAAGTATTATGCTTTACCCAGTGCAAAGCCTCTGGGAAGCCCTCCAAGCCCCAGCAGACCACATCTAGCTACAGGTAGGGCTCCATAGCAGGGTCTCCCAAATGCATACTGCTCTGAGCTACCTTTTTGTCCTACACTAGACACAACCATTGGATAGGATGCTCAGCCTTGCAAGAGTAATTTTATATTACTGGCTTAGGAGAAAAAAGCCAATTGGTTCCTAGAAACTGTGGCTTTTCCTAAGTGTAACTACCCCAGCTCAGGTGGGAGATGAAAAGCAGTGCTTCTGGGAGGAACACATCTGACAATATCTGTAGAAGCTGGTGAGTGCTCTTATGACAAAGGGTCTATATCTGAAGAGTGTGGGTCATCTTTGGGAAGGGGAAAGCGTTTAACCATAACACATGCCCAAAGCAAACTTAGAACTTGATAAATGGGCATTGAGCTCAGCACAGAGATGCCTTTGGCTGTAGGAGTTGGAAGGAGCATTCCTATAACATAATATGAGGTTCCATGTAAGAGGGGAGTTCTTACCTGAACAGTCCCTTAGCTTTGGATCTGGCTCTTCCTGAGCATGACTGCAGTTCCAATAGTGCCTCAGACCACACACCCTGTGACAAAGCAAGCTCAGGGCTGGCTGGGTCTTCTCCGTTAGCCATGAGTGCTGAAGGCCATACCTCCTGGGGTGTGTGCCAGAGGTGCGTAAGTCCTTGGCTTTCCTGTGAACTAAGCTGTGCCCAGTGTGATGGGTGACCCTCTCAAGACCATCAGAGTAGGTTTGCAAGAGCCAGGGCTGTCATTCCAGAATGGCAGTGCAGGGACTGAGCAGCATGTGGCCATGTTAGTTCCCAGAAGCATCAAAAGCCTGGACACAGGGCTGACACACTCAGATCCCTCAGTTGGATGGGACAGACTGCTGCTGCCATAACTCACTGCTCCACtaaaaagagacagaagaacCAGGAGAAGCTTCCATTATGGCACCTCAGAACACTTGTGTCCGGATCACATCACAGAGTGTGATGAAAgtcagcagggagctgcaggaagaaGTGAGCAGGTCTGAAACCATAGAAATCAGAGGAGGCAGCAAGAAGTGATAGGCTAGTGGGAGAGTGGCCCCTAGAAGCTTTCCTAGCACTGAGTAAATGAAATGAAGAGTGCTTTAGGAAGCTGGTTGTGTTGCTGCCAATATGACAGCACTCAactctgccctgcacagggtAGTCATCGTTCCTTCATGTTCCAGCCTTGCAGCCAAAGGTCTCACAAGGAATAAATGGGGCAGTGGGAAGAAGTTGTTTTGCTTTCTGcctgcaggcacagcactgcactCACCCAGCTGAGATGGAGAGATTCCAGCTCGTGTGGACAGGCTGGGGTTGCTCTGGGCCAAGGCATCACATGGTCCCTCTGCTTCCTGCctcactgctcctgtgctgggcccctTGCTGAGGGGTTCTGAGTATTTACTGTCCATCTGGAGTCCAGCAGTGCCTACAGGGGGCTCATGGAGTCCTCTGCCACTTTGCCCTTGCCTACAACTCCTCTCCTTCCACATGGTTATATAAGTACAGAGGCATCTTACTTACCCAGAAGGTTCTGTTGTGATGCTACAGGATACTTGGATCAGCTTTGTCTAGATAccagcaaaaggaaagaaaggctGTATCTCTCTCcattagaaaagagaaaatttggcTGTAGGTTTGTTTTATGTGTCTGTCTCCTGCATCTTcacagttttggggtttttttaacattaattttatttttttttctgatatttttttaaaaactctttgcaggaaggtgtccctgcaggggtGGTAGGAAGACAGAACACAGTAACATTAGAGCTGACAGAGTGTACACTGCTCCCTGTTGTGCCCCTTGCCAGAAGTGCAGGCCCAGGTGAAATCCCTtactgtctctcttttctttttcagtacgTGTTTGACTACCAGGACAGGGACATCTTTGGCTGTGTGGCAGACATCGGCTGGATCACGGGACACACCTATGTGGTCTACGGCCCCCTCTGCAATGGTGGTACCACTGTCCTTTTTGAGAGCACTCCTGTCTATCCTAACCCAGGTGAGTGAGGTGACTCATGGGAGCTGGGACATTCCACAGCACCCTGAGGTCCACAGCAGGCAGGATGCTGGTAGCTTGATGCCAGGACATGAGCAGTAAAGGCTCTGTTGCCTCAGCAGCAGTCCATGGGCTGTGCCCAGTAGAGAGCTCCAAGGGGAAGAGTATTTTCCTCTGCCTAGGAAGccactgctgcttctctggggGTGGAGCTGTTaatccctctccctccctgcagaaGGAACAGTAGCAGAACTGTGAAGAAAAAGGGACTGCTGCTCTGAACTGCTTTCATCCTTCCCACCATATAATTAACTTGGCTGAGGGTCCTGACAGTGCTGGAGAGCCTTTGCTCTCACCTCTTCTTTCTTTGCCTTGGCATTGGGCTGGGAGGACCTGTGTGGATGCTTACTGGCCCTGTTTCTGCTCCAGGCCGCTACTGGGAAACAGTAGAGAGGTTAAGAATTAACCAGTTCTATGGGGCGCCCACTGCCATCCGCCTGCTCCTGAGATACGGCGATGAGTGGGTGAAGAAGTATGATCGCTCTTCTCTTAAACTGCTTGGCTCAGGCAAGTGCAGCAacatgggctggggcagcaaaTCTTTGGACATCATGTTGTGCCTCTTCCCACAAAGGCCAAGAGTAGCAGTGCATGAGAACCCCAGACTGCATTatttcagctctgctctcttGTCTTTCCCTTTGCAGTGGGGGAACCCATTAACAAGGAGGCATGGGAATGGTACTTCCGTGTGGTCGGTGAAACACGATGCCCAGTAGTGGACACTTGGTGGCAAACTGGTGAGATACATATGATTCCTTGTTCCAGCTTCTGCTCTCCCAGGCTTTAGGAGTGACCTGCTGCTTTGCTGGCCAAGTGACAGCAGTTGTTGCTGACAGTCTTGTATGAGCAAGGCTGTAAGGGCCAATGAGCACCCAaacataaaagggaaaaatggccTTTAAAGCTAACCCAGATAAACATGGGGATTTAAGGGTACATCTCAACAGATCCCTGCTGAACTAAATGAGCACAACCATCCTTCTGTAAAgttccttccccagctctctggCAAAGCCAGCCCCTGCCTGTGCAGTGTGTAGTAAGGGACAGGGCAAAGACTCTTGGCCAAGCAGTGCTACTTGGCATTCGTCTTGTTCCTGACTTTGATGAGCATTagtttttcttcagaaacagGAGGCATCTGTATCTCACCCCGTCCTTCTAATCCTGGAGCTGAAATCCTTCCAGGCATGGCTATGAGACCCTTTTTTGGGATCAGCCCCTCCCTCTTGGATGACAAGGTATGTTTATAACCTGCAGTCCAGATGCTGGCTCAGTCCCCTTTCCCCCAGGTGTTTGCAGTGTGTACTTGCCGATGGGAGTGGAAGTCTGTAAGCATGTCTTTCCTGCTCATCTCTGCTAGACAGCAACCTCCTTACTGGAAAGGGACAAACAGGGAAGTTTTTTCCCAGCTAGTGCAGAAATTGAGTTGTTGTCTAGCTTGCACTGTCCTGACAAGAGAGGCTGTGTTTGCGCTCCCTGGCACATCTTTCCAGGAagacagggctgggcagggacagccagtCTTCCTGGAGAGGCCTTTGCATCCCACTATGGGAGGCAGTTAGTTGCAGACGTATGCTGGGAGAGACTAAGCCTGTCCTGTCGAAGTCAGAGATGGTTACTAAAATGTAACTGTCTTACAGGGAAATGTTCTTCTGGAAAATGATGTTTCTGGAGCTCTTTGCATCTCACAAGCCTGGCCTGGTATGGCACGAACCATTTACAATGACCACAAGCGATTTCTGGAAACTTACCTGACTCCTTATCCAGGTAAGGAAAACATGTGGCAGGACACTTGCACACATTTGGTTGGGTATGGTTGGGTCTGCTTGCTGGCTTCCTGTATGGAGGCAGGATTCAGGAGAGCTGGTATTGCTCCTTTGTTCTTCCAGAGACCCTCCACAGTCCTGAGGCCCTTCATCTCCCCATGTCTGATGTCACAGGATTGCCCCTCACCAACCTTCCCAACTGAATCACACATTGTTTTAAGGCAGTGGATTTGTCCTTCTGCCCCCAGTCCCCTTGAGCACAGACTTCTTGCTGCATCTCTTGCAAACCCTGTCAGCCCCTGTAACTCACCCAGAGGCACTAAGCAAGTCCAAGAGTGTGTGTGTCTTGATGTAATGCgaagaggagaagcagcaagACCACAGGCACCTGCACTGGAGCAAAGTGCTCGCAGCACATAGTGATGAGACAGGCACAGCATTAGGCAGTACACTGCAGAATGAGGGCAGGAGCCTGATGTTAGAACAGGTACCAGCAGAGGCAGAAGACTGACAAGGAAGGCAGGCACATTTACCCTGAGCAGTTGAGGAAGAAACAGAGTACATGGGCCCTGAAGCCaacagagaggaggaggggaaatgTGAGAGCGTGTTCACTGAAGAGCTCACATGCTCCCTTCAACAAATGACTATGGCATGGTTCTGGTTACTGCAGGATTTTACTTCACTGGGGATGGTGCATATCGTACCAGTGAGGGCTACTACCAGCTAACAGGACGGCTGGATGACGTCATTAACATCAGTGGA encodes:
- the LOC131577632 gene encoding acetyl-coenzyme A synthetase 2-like, mitochondrial isoform X3, coding for MARLLARTCCFKALSQAPRCPSGLVAARPWSHGTLTAYMPEAVAFPRPKDHQHLYKVSVEQSDIFWGTLGRSRLTWITPFHSVQDCDLCQGRVSWFLGGQLNVTVNCLDRHVHVAPDKVALIWEKDEPGEEVRVTYRELLELTCRLGNTLKRQGVKQGDRVTIYMPPCPLAVASMLACARIGAVHAVVFAGFSADSLADRIRDAQSETVITVNQGLRGGKIIELKKTVDQAVKQCPGVKRVLVSMRTTSKVPMTALDVPLEEEMMKEEACCEPAVMDSEDMLFLLYTSGSTGKPKGLVHSQAGYLLFAALTHKYVFDYQDRDIFGCVADIGWITGHTYVVYGPLCNGGTTVLFESTPVYPNPGRYWETVERLRINQFYGAPTAIRLLLRYGDEWVKKYDRSSLKLLGSVGEPINKEAWEWYFRVVGETRCPVVDTWWQTETGGICISPRPSNPGAEILPGMAMRPFFGISPSLLDDKGNVLLENDVSGALCISQAWPGMARTIYNDHKRFLETYLTPYPGFYFTGDGAYRTSEGYYQLTGRLDDVINISGHRLGTAEVEDVVNHHVAVAESAVIGYPHEIKGEGHTPASQDTLG
- the LOC131577632 gene encoding acetyl-coenzyme A synthetase 2-like, mitochondrial isoform X2, with the translated sequence MARLLARTCCFKALSQAPRCPSGLVAARPWSHGTLTAYMPEAVAFPRPKDHQHLYKVSVEQSDIFWGTLGRSRLTWITPFHSVQDCDLCQGRVSWFLGGQLNVTVNCLDRHVHVAPDKVALIWEKDEPGEEVRVTYRELLELTCRLGNTLKRQGVKQGDRVTIYMPPCPLAVASMLACARIGAVHAVVFAGFSADSLADRIRDAQSETVITVNQGLRGGKIIELKKTVDQAVKQCPGVKRVLVSMRTTSKVPMTALDVPLEEEMMKEEACCEPAVMDSEDMLFLLYTSGSTGKPKGLVHSQAGYLLFAALTHKYVFDYQDRDIFGCVADIGWITGHTYVVYGPLCNGGTTVLFESTPVYPNPVGEPINKEAWEWYFRVVGETRCPVVDTWWQTETGGICISPRPSNPGAEILPGMAMRPFFGISPSLLDDKGNVLLENDVSGALCISQAWPGMARTIYNDHKRFLETYLTPYPGFYFTGDGAYRTSEGYYQLTGRLDDVINISGHRLGTAEVEDVVNHHVAVAESAVIGYPHEIKGEGAYVFVVLKKDSGYTQETLAAELQELISKKIAKYAAPDYVQVTHRLPKTRSGKIMRRVLRKIVEDKDSELGDLTTLDDHEAVQQIIEGHKHLVRQQKGH
- the LOC131577632 gene encoding acetyl-coenzyme A synthetase 2-like, mitochondrial isoform X1, which encodes MARLLARTCCFKALSQAPRCPSGLVAARPWSHGTLTAYMPEAVAFPRPKDHQHLYKVSVEQSDIFWGTLGRSRLTWITPFHSVQDCDLCQGRVSWFLGGQLNVTVNCLDRHVHVAPDKVALIWEKDEPGEEVRVTYRELLELTCRLGNTLKRQGVKQGDRVTIYMPPCPLAVASMLACARIGAVHAVVFAGFSADSLADRIRDAQSETVITVNQGLRGGKIIELKKTVDQAVKQCPGVKRVLVSMRTTSKVPMTALDVPLEEEMMKEEACCEPAVMDSEDMLFLLYTSGSTGKPKGLVHSQAGYLLFAALTHKYVFDYQDRDIFGCVADIGWITGHTYVVYGPLCNGGTTVLFESTPVYPNPGRYWETVERLRINQFYGAPTAIRLLLRYGDEWVKKYDRSSLKLLGSVGEPINKEAWEWYFRVVGETRCPVVDTWWQTETGGICISPRPSNPGAEILPGMAMRPFFGISPSLLDDKGNVLLENDVSGALCISQAWPGMARTIYNDHKRFLETYLTPYPGFYFTGDGAYRTSEGYYQLTGRLDDVINISGHRLGTAEVEDVVNHHVAVAESAVIGYPHEIKGEGAYVFVVLKKDSGYTQETLAAELQELISKKIAKYAAPDYVQVTHRLPKTRSGKIMRRVLRKIVEDKDSELGDLTTLDDHEAVQQIIEGHKHLVRQQKGH